Proteins from a genomic interval of Papaver somniferum cultivar HN1 chromosome 4, ASM357369v1, whole genome shotgun sequence:
- the LOC113272461 gene encoding F-box protein At5g07610-like, producing the protein MRNPSLSIPGLFWGSELASDTKNKYVYIPLDGNIDGYVPFETLAFKVRRLAKVGIKILQSCNGSLLCGNVVSRNSDRTYYIYNPFTKHLVFDPSKSPYYKVISFWSSRDISDWCNIDPKVFEKRTDLNSTKFRIEIYDSETSSWRLSGFDSCTAATECLLWGQGAGIFWNGKLYWCNLQGYMTCFDIDLELVMVVPMPMPSSGKKSFKIAEYEGHFYLIKKDWSNGYDRMTIFEMIFADSSWSQKGQFDERLIPYAPNIVFIIQKEEENESIKVVLVTAESRVFSYGHR; encoded by the exons ATGAGAAACCCTAGCTTATCAATTCCAGGATTATTTTGGGGCTCTGAATTAGCCTCCGATACTAAAAACAAGTATGTTTACATCCCATTAGATGGAAATATTGATGGCTATGTACCTtttgaaaccctagcttttaAAGTAAGGAGATTAGCCAAAGTAGGTATAAAGATTTTGCAATCTTGCAATGGCTCGCTTTTATGTGGTAATGTTGTCAGCCGTAATTCTGATCGTACTTATTACATCTACAACCCTTTCACAAAACA TTTAGTGTTCGATCCATCCAAATCCCCATACTACAAAGTTATATCTTTCTGGAGTAGCAGGGATATATCAGACTGGTGTAACATTGATCCAAAAGTATTTGAGAAGAGGACTGATCTGAATTCTACTAAATTTCGAATAGAAATCTATGATTCTGAAACGTCTTCTTGGAGGTTGTCTGGGTTTGATTCATGTACTGCCGCGACAGAATGTTTACTATGGGGTCAAGGTGCTGGTATCTTCTGGAATGGTAAGTTGTACTGGTGCAATTTACAAGGCTATATGACTTGCTTCGATATTGATCTAGAGTTAGTTATGGTCGTGCCCATGCCGATGCCAAGTTCTGGTAAAAAGAGTTTTAAAATTGCCGAGTATGAGGGTCATTTCTATCTTATAAAGAAAGACTGGTCTAATGGTTATGATCGTATGACGATATTCGAGATGATATTTGCTGATTCTAGTTGGAGCCAGAAAGGCCAGTTTGATGAGAGGTTAATTCCTTATGCTCCTAATATTGTATT